Proteins encoded within one genomic window of Pedobacter africanus:
- a CDS encoding tetratricopeptide repeat protein, translated as MPQIKILNSKLSLAVLLLFLPGPLFAKFDFNANCLKAYQLVFELKLNAARQMITAEKKMNPDNAIVPLLENYADFFQLLTSDSKEDFNRLKGNKSARLDQISDDDAKSPYNLYAQAEINLQWALIRGRFGEQFNAAMEIKKANSYLQENAKKFPAFHLNLKGLGLINAVLGSLPDGFMKNTLSTFGIKGNTKSGLAMMQKLADALPKSTYEPFYEEVIFYYSFVLTDVTHSENAYAETMKYAARISDASLLKSYLKAYVSAKRGHNEEAIKTLAERPSGSQYQAFPYLDYLMGVARLNKLDFSAANYFNKFLQGNKGVSYVKDSYLHLAWMELLSGDGKGYQLYAEKVKSAGYTLHERDKQALSEVMSGAPNTGLLKARLLFDGGYYSKSLEVLSGVKEAELGQLKDKTEYHYRLGRNNEELGKLDEALEHYQKAVQYGKGLKAYFAANSALFMGKIYMKKKNFGQAKASFNTAINMKGHQYENSIESQARDSLKRLN; from the coding sequence ATGCCGCAGATCAAAATATTAAACAGTAAACTTTCTTTAGCCGTTCTTCTGTTGTTTCTGCCTGGCCCTTTATTTGCAAAGTTTGATTTCAATGCAAACTGTTTAAAGGCATATCAGCTCGTATTTGAGCTTAAGCTGAATGCGGCAAGGCAAATGATCACTGCAGAGAAGAAAATGAATCCTGACAATGCTATTGTGCCTTTGCTTGAGAATTATGCTGATTTCTTTCAGCTGCTGACCAGCGACAGCAAAGAGGATTTCAACAGGTTAAAAGGAAATAAAAGCGCCAGGTTAGATCAGATTTCTGATGACGATGCCAAATCCCCCTATAATTTGTATGCCCAGGCCGAGATCAATTTGCAATGGGCCCTGATCAGGGGAAGGTTTGGGGAGCAGTTCAATGCTGCAATGGAAATCAAAAAAGCCAACAGCTACCTGCAGGAAAACGCGAAGAAATTTCCCGCTTTTCATTTAAATTTGAAAGGGCTGGGGCTGATCAATGCCGTTCTGGGAAGTTTGCCTGATGGTTTTATGAAAAATACGTTATCGACCTTTGGCATCAAGGGCAATACAAAATCCGGATTGGCGATGATGCAAAAACTGGCAGATGCACTACCTAAATCGACCTATGAGCCTTTTTACGAAGAAGTGATTTTTTATTACTCGTTTGTGCTTACAGATGTGACGCACAGCGAAAATGCGTATGCTGAGACCATGAAGTATGCTGCACGGATATCCGATGCCAGCCTATTGAAATCGTATCTGAAAGCGTATGTAAGTGCAAAAAGGGGACACAATGAAGAAGCAATTAAAACACTGGCAGAGCGGCCTTCAGGGAGCCAGTATCAGGCTTTTCCCTATCTGGATTATTTAATGGGTGTTGCCAGGCTGAATAAACTGGATTTTAGTGCCGCTAATTATTTCAATAAGTTTTTACAGGGCAATAAGGGGGTCAGCTATGTTAAGGATAGCTACCTGCACCTGGCCTGGATGGAATTGCTGAGCGGTGATGGAAAAGGGTACCAGTTGTATGCGGAAAAAGTGAAGTCGGCAGGCTACACGCTTCATGAGCGCGATAAACAGGCATTAAGTGAAGTAATGTCGGGCGCACCAAACACAGGCCTGCTTAAAGCACGATTGTTGTTTGATGGCGGCTATTACAGCAAATCCCTTGAAGTCTTATCAGGAGTTAAAGAAGCAGAACTGGGCCAGCTTAAGGATAAAACGGAATACCATTACCGCCTGGGAAGAAATAATGAGGAGCTTGGTAAATTAGATGAAGCGCTGGAGCATTACCAGAAGGCGGTTCAATATGGCAAGGGATTGAAAGCTTACTTTGCAGCCAATTCTGCATTGTTTATGGGAAAGATCTATATGAAAAAGAAGAATTTTGGCCAGGCAAAGGCAAGCTTTAATACGGCAATAAACATGAAAGGCCATCAATATGAAAACAGCATTGAAAGCCAGGCACGGGATAGCTTAAAAAGATTGAACTAA
- a CDS encoding YbjQ family protein, with product MLVTTTNSIEGKKVVKYIGLVSGETIIGANIFKDLFAGIRDIVGGRSGSYEQVLREGKNTAINEMQQYAAAMGANAIIGVDLDYETVGSGGSMLMVAATGTAVIVED from the coding sequence ATGCTAGTTACAACAACCAATTCCATAGAAGGCAAAAAAGTAGTAAAATACATCGGCCTGGTTAGTGGCGAAACCATTATTGGTGCCAATATTTTTAAAGATCTTTTTGCAGGTATCCGTGACATCGTTGGTGGCAGGTCTGGTTCATATGAGCAGGTATTGAGGGAAGGAAAAAACACGGCCATCAATGAAATGCAGCAGTATGCAGCAGCAATGGGTGCCAATGCAATTATCGGTGTAGACCTTGACTACGAAACTGTCGGCAGCGGTGGCAGCATGCTTATGGTTGCCGCAACCGGTACTGCTGTAATCGTTGAAGATTAA
- the ftsH gene encoding ATP-dependent zinc metalloprotease FtsH, which translates to MKENPNTKPKLIKRIPNIPKKPQKGSKFNIFWVYAAIILGLILLQFLFSGDTAKTVSYRTFETQMLQPGDVEKLVAYKNEDVVKVEVFIKKDRLKDPRYKQYQSRNNFGTNEGPTVYFNAGTMDGLDKDLQESQKNIPLDQQVRAEKVSRTNNFGSLFVSIILPVLLFIAFWIFIMRRMGGGAGGGGGQIFNIGKSKATLFDKESQVNVTFNDVAGLEEAKQEVMEIVDFLKNPKKYTNLGGKIPKGALLVGSPGTGKTLLAKAVAGEAQVPFFSLSGSDFVEMFVGVGASRVRDLFKQAKDKAPCIIFIDEVDAIGRARGKNSMMGGNDERENTLNQLLVEMDGFGTDSGIIILAATNRPDVLDSALLRPGRFDRQISIDKPDLVGREQIFKVHLKPIKTDKIVDAKKLSAQTPGFAGAEIANVCNEAALIAARRNKEFVDMQDFQDAIDRVIGGLEKKNKIISPEEKRIVAYHEAGHAIAGWFLEHADPLVKVSIVPRGVAALGYAQYLPKEQFLYTTEQLTDGMCMTMGGRVAEDIVFGKISTGAQNDLERITKLSYAMVTIYGMNDTIGNVSFHDPQNEYNFNKPYSEKTSEMIDTEVRTLIADVYARTKALLTEKRDGLEKLAQKLIEKEILFQADLEEILGKRPFDNRTTYDEFVNGTGDQKPAAEGLLHDGVSQPADPAATPINPATTES; encoded by the coding sequence ATGAAAGAGAATCCAAATACAAAGCCCAAGTTGATCAAGAGAATTCCCAATATTCCCAAAAAACCTCAAAAAGGTTCAAAATTTAATATCTTCTGGGTATATGCTGCAATTATTTTAGGTCTTATCCTATTGCAGTTTTTATTTAGCGGCGATACTGCAAAAACCGTTTCCTACAGAACATTTGAAACCCAGATGCTGCAACCTGGAGACGTCGAAAAACTGGTCGCCTATAAAAACGAAGATGTAGTAAAAGTAGAGGTTTTTATCAAAAAAGACCGGCTTAAAGATCCAAGATACAAGCAATACCAGAGCAGGAATAATTTTGGCACCAACGAGGGGCCAACTGTTTATTTCAACGCCGGAACGATGGATGGCCTGGACAAAGACCTGCAAGAATCACAAAAAAATATTCCACTTGACCAACAGGTCCGGGCCGAAAAGGTAAGCCGCACAAATAACTTTGGTTCTTTATTCGTAAGCATCATCCTTCCGGTACTCCTATTTATCGCATTCTGGATTTTCATCATGCGCCGCATGGGCGGAGGTGCCGGCGGTGGTGGCGGCCAGATTTTTAACATTGGAAAATCCAAGGCTACGTTATTTGATAAAGAAAGCCAGGTAAACGTTACTTTTAACGATGTTGCCGGACTCGAAGAAGCCAAACAAGAGGTAATGGAAATTGTAGATTTCCTTAAAAATCCTAAAAAATATACCAACCTTGGGGGTAAAATCCCTAAAGGAGCCCTGTTGGTAGGCTCTCCTGGTACAGGTAAGACTTTACTAGCCAAGGCCGTTGCCGGAGAAGCTCAGGTTCCATTTTTCTCTCTTTCAGGGTCGGATTTCGTGGAAATGTTCGTCGGGGTCGGCGCTTCTCGTGTACGCGATTTGTTTAAGCAGGCAAAGGACAAAGCTCCTTGTATCATCTTTATTGATGAGGTAGACGCCATAGGCCGCGCCCGCGGTAAGAACAGCATGATGGGGGGAAATGATGAGCGGGAAAACACCCTGAACCAGCTTCTGGTTGAAATGGATGGTTTCGGTACAGACTCCGGTATCATTATCCTTGCAGCAACAAACCGCCCTGATGTACTAGACTCTGCTTTACTAAGACCAGGCCGTTTCGACAGGCAGATATCCATTGACAAGCCGGATCTGGTTGGACGTGAGCAGATCTTTAAAGTTCACCTGAAGCCGATTAAAACAGATAAAATCGTAGATGCTAAAAAATTATCTGCTCAAACACCCGGATTTGCCGGTGCAGAGATTGCGAATGTGTGTAACGAAGCCGCTTTAATTGCTGCACGCCGCAATAAGGAGTTTGTAGACATGCAGGATTTTCAGGATGCTATTGACCGTGTAATCGGTGGTCTGGAAAAGAAAAACAAAATTATATCTCCTGAAGAAAAACGTATCGTTGCTTACCACGAAGCCGGGCATGCAATTGCCGGCTGGTTCCTGGAGCACGCAGACCCACTGGTAAAAGTATCCATTGTTCCGCGCGGTGTTGCAGCCCTTGGCTATGCCCAATACCTGCCTAAAGAACAATTTCTGTATACTACAGAGCAATTGACAGACGGCATGTGTATGACCATGGGGGGCCGTGTTGCGGAAGACATTGTATTCGGTAAAATCTCTACAGGTGCACAGAACGACCTGGAAAGGATCACGAAATTGTCTTACGCTATGGTGACCATCTATGGCATGAACGATACCATTGGTAACGTTTCTTTCCACGATCCGCAAAACGAATATAACTTCAACAAGCCGTACTCGGAAAAAACTTCCGAAATGATCGACACTGAAGTTCGTACTTTAATTGCTGATGTATATGCGAGAACTAAAGCGTTGCTTACCGAAAAACGGGACGGGTTAGAAAAACTGGCTCAGAAATTAATAGAGAAAGAGATTCTTTTCCAGGCAGATTTAGAAGAGATCCTGGGCAAACGCCCTTTCGATAACCGCACCACTTATGATGAATTTGTGAATGGTACCGGCGATCAGAAGCCTGCTGCCGAAGGATTGCTGCACGATGGGGTAAGCCAGCCGGCGGATCCTGCCGCGACACCAATAAACCCAGCAACTACAGAGTCTTAA
- the rsfS gene encoding ribosome silencing factor: MVKKKIGNLSTYLSEIAVHGIQEKKGNDIVRLDLRELNSSVSDYFIICNADSATQVKAIADSVEEEIYKKTQINPWRKEGLEHADWIILDYFDIVVHVFKTEKREFYGIEDLWGDAQSTSYQSA, encoded by the coding sequence ATGGTAAAAAAGAAAATCGGAAACCTTTCTACATACCTCTCTGAGATCGCTGTACATGGCATACAGGAAAAAAAAGGAAACGATATTGTAAGATTAGACCTGAGAGAACTCAACAGTTCAGTTTCTGATTACTTTATCATCTGCAACGCAGATTCCGCAACACAGGTAAAAGCAATTGCCGATAGTGTAGAGGAAGAAATCTATAAAAAAACACAAATTAATCCCTGGAGAAAAGAAGGGCTGGAACATGCAGACTGGATTATTCTTGATTATTTTGACATAGTTGTACACGTATTTAAAACTGAAAAGCGCGAATTTTATGGCATTGAAGACCTGTGGGGCGATGCCCAGTCTACTTCCTACCAAAGCGCCTGA
- the rimM gene encoding ribosome maturation factor RimM (Essential for efficient processing of 16S rRNA), with protein MKQEEAFYIGYITKTKGLKGEVQVFFEYDEPELLDLDVVFAEINGKMVPFFVSSCKLQHNNTGNFYFDDIDHIDKAQQLVKKKVYLPLTKMPDRSDDDFHYNDLKGFVVSDETQGELGEIIEINEYPQQFVATILYQGKEIMFPLNEDMIVEIDQEQGSMLVDLPEGLLDIYLSN; from the coding sequence ATGAAACAGGAAGAAGCATTTTATATTGGGTATATTACCAAAACCAAAGGTCTGAAAGGAGAAGTTCAGGTATTTTTTGAATACGATGAGCCGGAATTGTTAGACCTGGATGTTGTTTTTGCAGAGATCAATGGCAAGATGGTTCCGTTTTTTGTATCGTCCTGTAAACTGCAGCACAACAATACGGGTAATTTTTATTTTGATGACATTGATCATATAGACAAGGCGCAGCAATTGGTAAAGAAAAAGGTGTACCTGCCATTGACCAAAATGCCTGACCGCTCTGATGATGATTTTCATTACAATGATCTTAAAGGCTTTGTTGTTTCGGACGAGACTCAGGGCGAATTGGGCGAGATTATTGAAATAAACGAATATCCCCAGCAATTTGTGGCGACCATTTTGTATCAGGGTAAAGAAATAATGTTCCCTTTAAATGAGGATATGATTGTGGAGATCGACCAGGAGCAAGGTAGCATGCTGGTTGATTTACCAGAAGGCCTGCTTGATATTTATCTGTCAAATTAG
- the pfkA gene encoding 6-phosphofructokinase, whose product MNKIKNIGVLTSGGDAPGMNAAIRAVVRAAIYYDLQVTGILRGYEGLVHGDFMEMNRKSVANIIQRGGTILKTARSEAFRTKEGRVQAYEQLKKQNIDALIVIGGDGTFTGANLFTNEFNFPVVGLPGTIDNDLQGTDFTIGYDTAINTVVNAVDKIRDTAESHDRLFIVEVMGRDSGLIALRSGIGVGAEAILIPEANMGVEGLIQRLENGRRDKASKIIIVAEGDEVGGAFNVGEALKEKFPNYDIRVSVLGHIQRGGKPSCMDRVLASRFGVAAVEGVLNGQSGVMVGQVNREVVFTPFDHAIKHIDAQEVSPAWLKLVEILSL is encoded by the coding sequence ATGAACAAGATAAAGAATATCGGGGTACTAACTTCCGGGGGCGATGCCCCTGGGATGAATGCTGCCATCAGGGCGGTTGTCAGAGCTGCAATTTATTACGATTTACAAGTTACCGGAATTCTGAGGGGATATGAGGGACTTGTTCATGGAGATTTTATGGAAATGAACAGAAAGTCTGTTGCCAATATCATCCAGCGCGGGGGAACGATCTTAAAAACCGCGCGCAGCGAAGCCTTCAGGACTAAAGAGGGCCGTGTGCAGGCATACGAGCAATTAAAAAAACAAAATATAGATGCGCTGATCGTAATTGGCGGAGACGGAACTTTTACAGGGGCTAATTTGTTTACCAATGAATTTAATTTTCCTGTAGTAGGCTTGCCGGGCACGATTGATAACGATTTGCAGGGAACCGATTTTACCATAGGGTACGATACAGCCATCAATACGGTTGTAAATGCTGTAGATAAGATCAGGGATACCGCAGAGTCGCACGACCGGTTATTTATTGTGGAAGTAATGGGCAGGGATTCTGGCCTGATAGCTTTAAGAAGCGGTATAGGCGTAGGGGCAGAGGCAATTCTTATTCCAGAGGCAAATATGGGGGTTGAAGGGCTTATTCAACGTTTGGAGAATGGCCGCAGGGACAAGGCTTCGAAGATCATTATTGTGGCAGAGGGCGATGAAGTAGGCGGAGCTTTTAATGTTGGAGAGGCGCTGAAGGAAAAATTCCCGAATTATGACATCCGGGTGTCTGTTCTGGGGCATATACAACGTGGAGGAAAACCGAGCTGTATGGACCGGGTTTTGGCGAGCCGTTTTGGTGTTGCCGCTGTTGAAGGGGTTTTGAATGGTCAATCTGGTGTGATGGTAGGACAGGTAAACAGAGAAGTTGTTTTTACACCGTTTGACCACGCAATTAAACACATAGATGCACAGGAGGTGAGTCCGGCCTGGTTAAAACTGGTTGAAATATTGTCGTTATAA
- a CDS encoding 5' nucleotidase, NT5C type, whose translation MRIAIDMDEVLADPLSKFIKLYHRDYGVPLDLVLDPGNEIYHHVPEHANNKWFDYINEKGFFRDLPVIPGSIDAVKTLQEKHEVYVVSAATEFRNSLEDKLDWLADHFPFVGWKNIVFCGNKIVNADVMIDDRIKNFHGFNGRKLLFSSPHNMLINGYERVDSWQQVLQKLL comes from the coding sequence ATGAGAATAGCAATCGATATGGACGAAGTCCTTGCCGACCCTTTAAGTAAGTTTATTAAGCTGTATCACCGCGATTATGGCGTCCCTTTAGACCTGGTTCTGGACCCTGGAAATGAAATATACCATCATGTTCCCGAACACGCCAACAACAAATGGTTCGATTACATCAACGAAAAAGGCTTCTTCAGAGATCTGCCAGTCATTCCGGGAAGTATAGACGCAGTGAAAACACTACAGGAAAAACATGAAGTATATGTTGTCTCCGCAGCTACAGAATTCAGAAATTCACTGGAAGACAAACTCGACTGGCTGGCGGATCATTTCCCTTTTGTCGGCTGGAAAAACATTGTATTCTGCGGAAATAAGATCGTAAATGCAGATGTAATGATCGATGACCGGATAAAAAACTTTCATGGCTTCAATGGGCGTAAACTGCTTTTTTCATCCCCGCACAATATGCTTATTAACGGCTATGAGCGGGTAGATTCCTGGCAGCAGGTCCTCCAGAAATTGCTCTAA
- a CDS encoding LutC/YkgG family protein, which produces MQENISSKELMLKKIRKALLERRDNPYPNLEDTPLYTECTEYPEVLFAEQLTAVSGNFIYCENGIEFIENILHLAEKFNWRKIYCWEPELQELLSTYEFPFYQTDKDFEMAEVGITMCEALIARNGSVMLSNQNAAGRRLSIYPHHHIVIARSGQMVMDLKDAFKLIRDKYGAQIPSMISTITGPSRTADIEKTLVLGAHGPKELFVFLIDDFS; this is translated from the coding sequence ATGCAGGAAAACATTTCTTCAAAAGAGTTGATGCTGAAAAAGATAAGAAAAGCCCTTCTGGAAAGAAGAGATAACCCTTATCCCAATTTAGAAGACACTCCTCTCTACACAGAGTGTACTGAATACCCCGAAGTTTTATTTGCAGAACAGCTCACCGCTGTTTCCGGAAATTTCATTTATTGCGAAAACGGAATAGAGTTCATTGAGAACATTCTTCATCTGGCCGAAAAATTTAACTGGAGGAAAATATACTGCTGGGAACCCGAACTTCAGGAGCTCCTTTCAACCTATGAATTTCCCTTTTATCAGACCGATAAAGACTTCGAAATGGCCGAAGTGGGCATAACCATGTGCGAAGCTCTAATTGCCCGCAACGGCTCTGTAATGCTCTCTAATCAAAATGCAGCAGGCAGAAGACTGAGCATATACCCACACCACCATATTGTGATCGCGCGAAGCGGGCAGATGGTCATGGACCTTAAAGATGCATTTAAGCTCATCCGCGATAAATATGGTGCACAGATCCCTTCTATGATCAGCACCATCACCGGCCCAAGCAGAACAGCCGATATAGAGAAAACTTTAGTCCTCGGGGCACACGGCCCTAAAGAATTATTTGTATTTTTAATCGACGATTTTTCTTAA
- a CDS encoding zinc ribbon domain-containing protein, producing the protein MEQTVEQKLKALYELQTLHTKIDKIRQIRGELPMEVADLEDEVAGLETRIQKFKGELDDTEDAIVTRKNMIKEAQNLIKKYETQLKDVKNNREYDALTKEVEIQTLEIQVCEKKIREFGFEITQKTEVYDKALADLESRKKDLEIKKGELETITAETEKDEQTLLKKAEKAETQIEDRLLVAYNRLRGNANNGLAVVTIDRDSCSGCFNQIPPQRQLDIRQRKKIIVCEHCGRILVDEALTQEVVPA; encoded by the coding sequence ATGGAACAAACTGTAGAGCAAAAGCTAAAAGCTTTATACGAATTACAAACCCTGCATACCAAAATTGATAAAATACGTCAGATAAGAGGTGAACTGCCAATGGAAGTTGCCGATTTAGAGGATGAGGTAGCCGGATTGGAAACACGTATACAAAAATTCAAAGGCGAATTGGATGATACTGAAGATGCCATTGTAACGCGCAAAAATATGATCAAGGAAGCCCAGAACCTGATCAAGAAATATGAGACTCAATTGAAGGATGTTAAAAACAACCGGGAGTATGATGCCCTTACCAAAGAGGTAGAGATACAAACACTTGAGATCCAGGTTTGTGAGAAGAAGATCAGAGAGTTTGGATTTGAAATTACCCAGAAGACTGAGGTTTATGATAAGGCCCTTGCCGATCTGGAATCAAGAAAAAAAGATCTTGAGATCAAGAAGGGAGAACTGGAAACGATTACGGCAGAAACAGAAAAGGACGAACAGACTTTGTTGAAAAAAGCAGAAAAAGCGGAAACTCAGATAGAGGATCGGCTTTTGGTGGCCTATAACAGGTTGAGGGGAAATGCAAATAATGGTTTGGCAGTTGTAACGATTGATCGTGATTCCTGCTCTGGCTGTTTCAACCAGATCCCGCCTCAACGCCAACTGGATATCCGTCAGCGCAAAAAAATTATTGTTTGTGAGCACTGCGGAAGAATCCTGGTGGACGAGGCGCTTACCCAGGAAGTGGTTCCTGCTTAA
- a CDS encoding 3-oxoacyl-ACP synthase III family protein → MSVKTTIHSVITGTGSYIPENIISGDSFLNATFYDNGVALEKDMTEVINKFAEITEILERRYVDDDIVNSDIGAIAAKRAIDDAGLDKETLDHIICCHNFGDVKAGSNRMDILPSLAAKVKQTLQIENPDCVAYDLIFGCPGWVQGAIQANYLIRSGDAKRVMVIGAETLSRITDPHDRDSMIFSDGAAAVIFEALDSEGPTGIIAHKTQTYAVNYASLLTMGKSNNPGECNGNAYLKMNGRKLYEFAVTNVPLVVKMAIDKANIDITDIKTVFIHQANGKMDNAIMKRVFKLYGLDVVPEKLVPMTISWLGNSSVATIPTLLDLVRKGQVDGYKINKGEYAVFASVGAGMHINAFVYRF, encoded by the coding sequence ATGAGCGTAAAAACAACTATACACTCTGTTATCACAGGTACAGGGAGTTATATTCCTGAAAATATAATATCCGGAGATTCCTTTTTAAATGCCACATTCTACGACAATGGGGTAGCGCTGGAAAAAGATATGACAGAGGTCATCAATAAGTTCGCAGAGATTACGGAAATACTGGAGCGGAGATATGTGGATGACGACATTGTAAACAGTGATATCGGTGCCATAGCTGCAAAGCGGGCTATTGATGATGCCGGGCTGGACAAAGAAACGCTCGACCATATCATTTGCTGCCACAATTTTGGGGACGTAAAGGCCGGAAGCAACCGGATGGACATACTTCCTTCTCTGGCGGCCAAAGTCAAACAAACACTTCAGATCGAAAATCCTGATTGCGTAGCCTACGATCTCATCTTTGGTTGTCCAGGTTGGGTACAGGGTGCCATTCAGGCAAATTACCTCATTCGCAGCGGAGATGCCAAACGGGTAATGGTGATCGGAGCCGAGACACTATCCAGAATTACAGACCCGCACGACCGTGACAGTATGATCTTCTCGGATGGGGCTGCTGCCGTAATTTTTGAAGCGCTTGACAGTGAGGGCCCAACCGGAATTATTGCCCACAAAACCCAAACCTATGCCGTAAACTATGCTTCTTTGCTAACCATGGGCAAGAGCAATAACCCGGGAGAATGTAATGGCAATGCCTATCTGAAAATGAATGGCCGGAAGCTTTATGAGTTCGCTGTAACAAATGTCCCCCTTGTAGTCAAAATGGCCATTGACAAAGCGAACATCGACATCACGGATATCAAAACCGTTTTCATACATCAGGCAAACGGAAAAATGGACAATGCCATAATGAAACGTGTATTTAAGCTATATGGATTGGATGTTGTTCCTGAAAAACTTGTTCCTATGACCATATCCTGGCTTGGCAACAGTTCTGTGGCCACCATTCCTACACTGTTAGACCTTGTACGTAAGGGCCAGGTAGATGGCTATAAAATTAATAAGGGAGAATATGCGGTATTTGCCTCTGTTGGGGCCGGTATGCACATCAATGCCTTTGTTTATCGTTTTTAG
- a CDS encoding 30S ribosomal protein S16, with protein MATKIRLQRFGKKGKPFFHVVVADSRSPRDGKFIERLGSYNPNTNPATIDLNFDKTLDWVNKGAEPTDTCRAILSYKGVLYKKHLEGGVKKGALTAEQAEAKFAEWLSAKGEKIEGKKDSLTKAKDEVKKAALAAEAKKNADRAAAIAIKNAPVEEEVAEEVAVEETAAADEAPVAEASAEEAPAAEESKEEEA; from the coding sequence ATGGCAACTAAAATCAGATTGCAAAGATTCGGTAAAAAAGGGAAACCTTTTTTCCACGTAGTGGTAGCGGATTCCCGTTCACCAAGAGATGGTAAATTTATTGAGCGTTTAGGTTCTTATAACCCAAATACCAATCCTGCTACTATTGACCTTAATTTTGATAAAACTCTTGACTGGGTAAACAAAGGTGCTGAGCCTACGGATACTTGTCGCGCTATCCTTTCTTATAAAGGTGTTTTGTACAAAAAACACTTAGAAGGTGGTGTTAAAAAAGGAGCTTTGACCGCAGAGCAGGCAGAAGCTAAATTTGCGGAGTGGTTGAGCGCCAAAGGAGAAAAAATTGAAGGCAAAAAAGACAGCTTAACCAAGGCAAAAGACGAGGTTAAAAAAGCTGCTTTAGCTGCTGAGGCAAAGAAAAATGCTGATCGTGCTGCTGCAATTGCAATTAAAAACGCACCTGTAGAAGAAGAGGTGGCAGAAGAAGTTGCTGTTGAAGAAACTGCAGCTGCAGATGAGGCTCCTGTAGCTGAAGCTTCTGCTGAAGAAGCTCCTGCTGCTGAAGAAAGCAAAGAAGAAGAAGCATAG
- a CDS encoding biotin--[acetyl-CoA-carboxylase] ligase: MIRLSEVDSTNNFLKTKASNSEPLPEGTVIMADKQFAGRGQQQNTWYAEPGLNLTFSIYLCPSFLAVSQQFLLNMAVSVALRDALGDLLGPFLKVKWPNDLYYKNQKLGGILIENIIAGTTYKACIIGIGLNVNQQSFDPKLLGRATSVWKILQQDVNLIELLSLICSNVEAEYLKLKSGNVNKLQSDYINGLYLFNEPALYRHNGQSFKGRIVNVSQNGLLTILSDAVEREFNFKEVEFLNNI, encoded by the coding sequence TTGATCAGATTATCTGAGGTTGATTCTACCAATAACTTTTTAAAGACAAAAGCTTCAAATTCCGAGCCATTACCGGAAGGGACTGTTATTATGGCAGATAAACAATTTGCTGGACGTGGGCAGCAGCAAAATACCTGGTATGCGGAACCGGGTCTGAACCTTACATTCAGTATTTACCTTTGCCCGTCCTTTTTGGCTGTAAGTCAACAATTTCTGTTGAATATGGCTGTTAGCGTGGCTTTAAGAGATGCATTAGGGGATTTGCTTGGGCCTTTTTTAAAAGTGAAATGGCCGAATGACCTGTATTACAAAAACCAGAAACTCGGTGGGATCCTGATTGAAAATATCATTGCCGGAACTACCTATAAAGCTTGCATTATTGGAATTGGGCTTAACGTAAACCAGCAAAGTTTCGACCCGAAGCTGCTGGGTAGGGCAACTTCTGTCTGGAAAATTTTACAGCAGGATGTTAATTTGATAGAGCTGCTGAGTTTGATTTGCAGTAATGTGGAGGCGGAGTACCTAAAGCTGAAATCAGGAAACGTTAATAAGTTACAGTCAGATTACATTAATGGCCTTTATCTTTTCAATGAGCCGGCACTTTACCGCCATAATGGCCAGTCTTTCAAAGGCAGGATTGTAAATGTAAGCCAGAATGGCTTATTGACAATCCTGTCGGATGCGGTTGAAAGGGAGTTTAATTTTAAAGAAGTAGAATTTTTGAATAACATTTAA